The DNA segment TTGTTACTTCTTCTCCTGCAAAGTGATCGCTGAGCACTGCATTAGGGTAGCGGCAGGTTGCGCATTTGTCGGCAAGAACATCTCCCAAGGGGAGTTTGTGTTCTGCGCCGGAAGCGCTGACCGTGACGTCTGATCCTGAGATTTCACAGGAGTCGATGTTTCCGACGTCTCCTACGATTCTACGGATTTTGGTCTGATCTACGACGCCGTTACAACCGAACCCGAAGATGGTTACACCTGCGCGGTCGATAAGATTTTCCTGTAGCAATTCAACTACGGAGCGGCTGTCGCAACCTTTTACTACAATGCCGACCTTTTTGCCGCGCAGGGCGGGCAGGTAGGTGGCAAGGTTATGAACGCAAAGCGCATTCACTTGAAGTTTATCAATATCTTCATCCCTGCGAATGAAATGCGGAGTGGCGTGAAGCGGGTCATATCCACCCGTCCATCCTATCACAACATCTAATTCCGGCAGGGCTTTCCTGATTTGTTCTTTCAGATCTTTCAGATTTTGCACCCTGTATCTCCTTGGTTGAAAACGGCAGCTTAAAGAGCCGCTTCCATCAATTTGAGAGTCTCTTCTGCATCCGCTCCAGCTATTTTAGGGGCGGGTCCAAGCTCATGGATTTGCTCGGTGAATTTCGTTACGACTTCCTGCCAGCGTTGCCCTTCAGAGGCTGAAACCCAAGTGTATTCAAAACGCTTGGCATCAATACCCATGATCGGAAGGAACCTTTTCAGCA comes from the Maridesulfovibrio ferrireducens genome and includes:
- a CDS encoding 4Fe-4S dicluster domain-containing protein, which gives rise to MQNLKDLKEQIRKALPELDVVIGWTGGYDPLHATPHFIRRDEDIDKLQVNALCVHNLATYLPALRGKKVGIVVKGCDSRSVVELLQENLIDRAGVTIFGFGCNGVVDQTKIRRIVGDVGNIDSCEISGSDVTVSASGAEHKLPLGDVLADKCATCRYPNAVLSDHFAGEEVTTTATFEDGYKDVVEFEEKPVEEKFGFWLKEMDRCIRCYACRNACPLCVCRDHCVAQSRDPHWLSQEAHVRDKWMFQVIHAYHLAGRCTECGECQRACPVDIPILLFKKKMNKEIKEVFDYEAGIDPEATPPLMTFKTEEDKIRERKW